The following coding sequences lie in one Alloacidobacterium dinghuense genomic window:
- a CDS encoding sigma 54-interacting transcriptional regulator, producing MSVEQYVEAVRKDEEFILYRDEHTNQPGSRSVLRLVPASLHPALETLKKIEHEYSLRDELDPAWAVRPLALSDHRGQTALLLEDPGGETLDQFLSEPMQITRFLRLAVGLATALSGLHKKELIHKDVKPSNVLVDPAGHVRLMGFGIASRLPRERQAPKPPEFIAGTLPYMSPEQTGRMNRSIDSRSDLYSLGVTLYEMLTGDLPFAASDPMEWVHCHIARQPMPPGERINGIPGPVSAIIIKLLAKTAEDRYQAAYGVERDLQHCLAELETQHRIDEFPLGKQDTSDRLLVAEKLYGRESEIAALLAAFDRVVADGSPEFVLVSGYSGIGKSSVVNELHKSLVPSRGLFASGKFDQYKRDIPYATLAQALQNLLLPLLSKSEVELSKWRDALHEALAPNGQLIVDLVPEFKLIIGEQLPVPELPPQDAQGRFQLVFRRFISVFTRPEHPLVLFLDDLQWLDTATLDLIEDLLTQPDVRHLMVIGAYRDNEVDSSHPLMRKLEAIRQVRASVQEIVLAPLAVEDLDLLLADSVYCEPERATPLAQLIHEKTAGNPFFAIQFISALAEEGLLIFDHGNGRWFWDLNRIRAKGYTDNVVDLLIGKLNRLSVETRNALQLLACMGNSAAFVLLEMASQHSNEEVHGWLWEAVRTGLIFRMEDSYRFLHDRVQEAAYSLISEELRAEAHLRIGRLLAAHTPPESREERIFEVVNQLNRGAALITARDEREQLAELNLIAGKRAKASAAYTSALTYFTAGTSFLGDDSWKRLHELRFSLELNRAECEFVTGQSAAAEERLTVLSSRALTTIELATVTCLQVDLYTSLDQNDRAIAVCLDYLRHLGMEWSAHPTKEEVKREYAEIWSRLGDRDIEELVELPLMNNPVSLATLDVLTKVLPPALFSDANLLSLAICRAVNLSLEGGNSDGSCVAYVWLGQIAGPHFGDYKAGYRFGLLGYELVEKRGLTRFQARTSMVFACHVLPWAKHVRAGRDLIYQTFEVANRIGDLCFAAFSGINLNTHLLAAGDPLSQVQREAENGFEFARRTRFGFAINVISVQLALIRTFRGLTPEFGRLDDEQFEEQRFERHLGSDSALAQPECFYWIRKLQARFFAGDYVSAVDASLHAQRLLWSAPSNFEAVDYHYYGALSLAASWDSASSIEKQQTIGALAAHQRQLEVWTENCPENFENRAALVSAEIARIEGRVIDAEQLYEKAIRSAHENGFIHNEALANELTARFYAARGFDKIADVYLRDARYGYLRWGAGGKVKQLDQLYPHLKKEEPAPGRARTIVAPVEVLDLSTIIKVSQAVSGEMVLEKLIDRIMRAAIEHAGATRGILIFSRGHELQIEAEATTSGDDVTVHMRDASARGVGLPESLVRYVMRTHERVILDDASSQNWFSTDPYFLQHQTRSVLCLPLTHQAELTGVLYLENNLASHVFTPERTTVLKVLASQAAISLENTWLYRDLEDREAKIRRLVDANVLGIFFWNLEGGIVGANEEFLRMVDYDREDLASGRVRWTDLTPEEWRKRDEQAIADVIRTGSVQPFEKEFFRKNGTRVPVLVGSAMFEGSRSEGVAFVLDLSEQKRAEGEIRALKDQLYRENLALHDAYREISELKEKLVQEKLYLEQEIRSDMDFEQIVGNSQALKRILQLVETVGPSDSTVLLLGETGTGKELIARAIHDRSGRKDRTFVKLNCAAIPTGLLESELFGHEKGAFTGAIAQRIGRLELADQGTLFLDEVGDIPIEIQPKLLRALQEREFERLGSTHTRKVNVRLIAATNRDLEKMIAAREFRSDLYYRLNVFPIRIPPLRERKGDIPLLVSYFVQKFAKQMQKKIDTIPAAVMKALAAWEWLGNVRELENFIERAVILTRNSSLEAPLAELRKVRTEEPMQAASNHDDVVRIVRETINALQGKYGVADERTNKQRDAIVRALAETKGRVGGSDGAAARMGINRTTLLARMKKFGIDPKQYA from the coding sequence ATGAGCGTAGAGCAATATGTCGAAGCTGTCCGCAAGGATGAGGAGTTCATCCTGTATCGGGACGAGCATACAAACCAGCCCGGCTCACGATCCGTTCTCCGGCTGGTTCCTGCTTCCCTCCATCCGGCGCTCGAGACCCTGAAGAAGATAGAGCACGAATACTCCTTAAGGGATGAACTGGATCCCGCCTGGGCGGTTCGGCCCTTAGCACTTTCCGATCACCGCGGGCAGACGGCGCTCTTGCTCGAAGATCCTGGCGGCGAAACTCTCGATCAATTCCTTTCAGAACCGATGCAAATAACGCGGTTCTTGCGCTTGGCTGTCGGTCTCGCAACGGCACTCAGCGGTTTGCACAAAAAGGAGCTGATTCACAAAGACGTAAAGCCTTCAAATGTTCTGGTTGACCCCGCGGGGCACGTCCGGCTGATGGGCTTCGGGATCGCATCGCGCCTTCCGCGAGAGCGTCAGGCGCCCAAGCCTCCTGAGTTCATAGCTGGAACGCTCCCCTATATGTCACCAGAACAAACCGGGCGAATGAATCGCTCGATTGATTCGCGGAGCGACCTCTACTCTCTAGGGGTAACGCTTTACGAGATGCTTACCGGCGATCTTCCATTCGCGGCGTCCGATCCGATGGAATGGGTGCACTGCCATATTGCGCGACAGCCGATGCCACCAGGTGAACGGATAAATGGCATACCTGGTCCGGTGTCGGCAATCATTATCAAGTTGCTGGCCAAAACTGCCGAAGACAGATACCAGGCAGCTTACGGCGTGGAGCGTGATCTTCAGCACTGCCTTGCAGAATTGGAAACGCAACATCGCATTGACGAATTCCCGCTTGGCAAACAAGACACGTCAGACCGACTGCTCGTTGCGGAGAAATTGTACGGGCGAGAATCCGAAATCGCCGCCTTGCTCGCCGCCTTCGACCGGGTTGTGGCTGACGGCAGCCCGGAGTTTGTTCTTGTCTCCGGCTACTCCGGTATCGGCAAGTCCTCCGTCGTCAATGAGCTTCATAAATCCCTTGTTCCTTCGCGTGGCCTTTTCGCATCGGGCAAGTTCGATCAGTACAAGCGCGACATCCCATATGCCACTTTGGCGCAGGCTCTTCAGAACCTTCTACTTCCGCTCCTGAGCAAGAGCGAGGTAGAGCTGAGCAAATGGCGCGACGCTCTTCATGAAGCGCTGGCTCCGAATGGTCAGCTCATTGTGGATCTGGTTCCCGAATTCAAGTTGATCATCGGGGAACAATTACCCGTTCCTGAACTTCCTCCACAAGACGCGCAAGGCCGCTTTCAATTGGTGTTTCGTCGATTTATCAGCGTATTCACGCGGCCTGAGCACCCGCTAGTTCTGTTCCTTGATGATTTGCAATGGCTCGATACTGCAACGCTCGACTTGATCGAGGATCTTCTGACTCAACCGGATGTGCGGCATTTAATGGTAATCGGCGCATACCGGGATAACGAAGTCGATTCTTCCCATCCGCTCATGCGAAAACTGGAAGCGATCCGCCAGGTTCGGGCAAGCGTCCAGGAGATTGTCCTTGCGCCCTTGGCCGTTGAAGATTTGGATCTGTTACTTGCAGATTCTGTTTATTGTGAACCGGAGCGTGCCACCCCGCTGGCTCAGCTAATCCACGAAAAAACCGCTGGCAATCCGTTTTTCGCTATTCAGTTTATCTCTGCACTTGCCGAAGAGGGTTTACTCATCTTCGACCACGGCAATGGGCGATGGTTCTGGGACCTGAATCGCATTCGCGCCAAGGGTTACACCGACAATGTGGTCGACCTCTTGATCGGCAAGCTGAATCGCCTGTCCGTCGAAACTCGGAATGCACTGCAGCTACTTGCGTGCATGGGCAACAGCGCGGCGTTTGTCCTGCTGGAGATGGCTTCCCAACACTCGAACGAGGAAGTACATGGCTGGCTTTGGGAGGCGGTTCGAACGGGCCTCATCTTCCGCATGGAAGATTCCTATAGATTCCTGCACGATCGCGTCCAGGAAGCAGCTTATTCTTTGATCTCGGAAGAATTACGCGCGGAAGCCCATCTCCGAATAGGAAGGTTGCTAGCCGCGCACACCCCACCAGAGAGTCGGGAAGAGCGTATCTTCGAGGTCGTCAACCAGCTCAACCGCGGTGCGGCCTTGATCACCGCGCGAGACGAACGTGAACAACTGGCCGAACTTAACCTGATCGCGGGCAAACGCGCTAAGGCCTCTGCTGCTTACACCTCAGCGCTCACGTATTTCACTGCCGGCACATCATTCTTAGGCGATGACTCATGGAAGCGTCTGCATGAGCTCAGGTTCTCGCTGGAATTGAACCGGGCTGAGTGTGAGTTCGTAACCGGCCAGTCGGCGGCTGCAGAAGAGCGCTTGACCGTGCTTTCATCCCGCGCTTTGACCACGATCGAACTAGCAACCGTCACATGCTTGCAGGTCGATCTGTACACCAGCCTCGACCAGAATGACCGCGCCATTGCCGTCTGCCTCGACTACCTCCGGCATCTAGGCATGGAATGGTCGGCGCATCCGACAAAAGAAGAAGTGAAGCGGGAATACGCGGAGATCTGGTCAAGGCTCGGAGACCGCGACATCGAGGAACTTGTCGAGCTGCCGTTGATGAACAACCCGGTGTCCCTCGCAACACTGGATGTTCTGACCAAGGTATTACCACCAGCATTGTTTTCGGATGCGAACCTGCTCTCCCTGGCCATCTGCAGGGCGGTCAACCTCAGCCTTGAGGGAGGAAACAGCGACGGCTCGTGTGTTGCCTATGTATGGCTTGGTCAGATAGCCGGACCGCACTTCGGCGACTATAAGGCCGGATATCGATTCGGACTTCTCGGCTATGAGCTGGTCGAAAAACGAGGCTTGACGCGCTTTCAGGCCAGGACCTCTATGGTCTTCGCATGTCACGTGCTGCCGTGGGCAAAACATGTCCGAGCTGGTCGCGATCTGATATATCAGACGTTCGAGGTCGCGAACAGGATTGGCGATCTCTGCTTTGCAGCGTTCAGCGGCATCAACCTCAACACACACCTGTTGGCTGCGGGAGACCCGCTGTCGCAGGTCCAGCGGGAGGCCGAAAATGGCTTCGAATTCGCGCGACGGACTCGCTTTGGTTTCGCCATTAACGTCATCAGCGTGCAGCTTGCCCTAATCCGGACCTTTCGTGGTTTGACGCCGGAATTTGGGCGTTTAGACGATGAACAGTTTGAGGAACAACGGTTCGAACGCCATTTGGGCAGCGACTCGGCACTGGCACAACCCGAGTGCTTTTACTGGATCCGAAAACTGCAAGCTCGCTTCTTCGCCGGGGATTACGTTTCCGCCGTGGATGCTTCATTGCATGCACAAAGATTGCTTTGGTCAGCTCCATCAAACTTTGAAGCAGTCGATTATCACTACTATGGCGCGCTCTCCCTCGCTGCATCCTGGGACTCTGCGTCTTCTATCGAGAAACAACAGACCATCGGCGCTCTGGCGGCACATCAACGGCAGCTTGAAGTCTGGACAGAAAATTGTCCGGAGAATTTCGAGAATCGTGCGGCGCTGGTAAGTGCAGAGATCGCACGCATAGAGGGCCGTGTGATCGATGCCGAGCAACTTTATGAGAAGGCAATTCGCTCGGCGCACGAGAATGGCTTTATCCATAATGAGGCGCTTGCCAACGAACTCACGGCACGATTTTACGCGGCGCGTGGTTTCGACAAGATCGCGGACGTCTACTTGCGTGATGCCCGCTACGGCTATCTCCGCTGGGGAGCCGGCGGCAAGGTGAAGCAGCTCGATCAGTTGTATCCACACCTCAAGAAAGAAGAACCCGCTCCCGGCCGCGCGAGAACAATCGTGGCGCCGGTCGAAGTTCTCGATTTGAGCACTATAATCAAAGTCTCGCAAGCCGTCTCGGGCGAGATGGTTCTGGAGAAACTGATCGACAGGATCATGCGAGCGGCCATCGAGCACGCGGGGGCCACGCGCGGGATTCTGATCTTTTCACGAGGTCATGAACTGCAGATAGAGGCGGAAGCCACCACTTCGGGAGACGATGTTACCGTGCACATGCGAGACGCTTCTGCTAGAGGAGTGGGGCTGCCGGAATCGCTCGTCCGCTATGTAATGCGGACTCATGAGAGAGTGATTCTTGATGATGCTTCATCACAGAACTGGTTTTCTACCGATCCCTATTTCCTTCAGCATCAAACCCGTTCTGTCCTCTGTTTGCCGCTGACTCACCAGGCAGAACTCACGGGTGTTCTGTATCTAGAAAATAATCTAGCCTCCCACGTTTTTACTCCTGAGCGGACCACCGTGCTGAAGGTGCTTGCCTCGCAAGCAGCAATCTCGCTCGAGAATACGTGGCTTTATCGCGATCTCGAAGACCGCGAAGCAAAGATTCGACGCCTGGTCGACGCCAATGTTCTGGGGATTTTCTTCTGGAATTTGGAAGGCGGCATCGTCGGGGCAAACGAGGAATTTCTGCGCATGGTGGATTACGATCGCGAAGATTTGGCCTCGGGTCGCGTACGCTGGACGGACCTGACACCGGAAGAATGGCGCAAGCGCGATGAACAGGCCATAGCAGACGTGATAAGGACCGGGAGCGTTCAGCCTTTCGAGAAGGAGTTTTTCCGAAAAAATGGCACCCGTGTTCCTGTACTCGTCGGCTCAGCTATGTTCGAGGGAAGTAGGAGCGAAGGTGTGGCATTCGTGCTCGATTTGAGCGAGCAGAAGCGCGCCGAAGGGGAGATCAGAGCGCTAAAAGACCAACTCTATCGAGAAAACCTCGCGCTTCACGACGCATACCGCGAGATTTCCGAGCTCAAAGAGAAATTGGTACAAGAGAAGCTCTATCTGGAACAGGAAATTCGCAGCGACATGGATTTCGAGCAGATCGTGGGAAACAGTCAAGCGCTCAAGCGCATCCTGCAACTGGTCGAAACCGTCGGCCCCAGCGATTCAACGGTTTTGCTGCTCGGTGAAACAGGAACGGGCAAGGAGTTGATCGCCCGTGCAATTCACGACCGCAGCGGTCGAAAGGATAGAACGTTTGTAAAGCTGAACTGTGCCGCGATTCCAACCGGTCTTCTGGAGAGCGAATTGTTCGGCCACGAAAAGGGCGCCTTCACAGGCGCCATCGCGCAACGGATTGGCCGACTGGAGCTGGCCGATCAAGGAACGCTGTTTCTGGATGAGGTGGGCGACATCCCGATTGAAATCCAACCGAAACTTTTGCGGGCGTTGCAGGAACGGGAGTTTGAACGCCTCGGAAGCACGCATACCCGTAAAGTGAACGTTCGCCTCATAGCCGCCACCAATCGCGATCTTGAGAAGATGATCGCAGCACGTGAATTTCGCAGCGATCTGTACTATCGGCTGAACGTATTTCCGATCCGGATTCCGCCGCTGCGGGAGCGCAAGGGAGATATTCCTCTGCTGGTGAGTTACTTTGTTCAAAAGTTCGCGAAACAGATGCAGAAGAAGATCGACACCATTCCGGCAGCCGTGATGAAAGCGCTGGCGGCATGGGAATGGCTCGGAAATGTTCGCGAATTGGAGAATTTTATTGAGCGCGCAGTGATCCTGACGCGCAACAGCTCCCTGGAGGCGCCCCTTGCAGAGTTACGCAAGGTGAGAACCGAAGAACCTATGCAGGCTGCTTCAAATCACGACGATGTGGTTCGCATAGTCAGAGAAACAATCAACGCTCTGCAAGGAAAGTACGGTGTTGCTGATGAACGTACCAATAAGCAGCGCGACGCAATTGTGCGCGCACTCGCTGAAACTAAGGGACGCGTTGGCGGTTCCGACGGAGCTGCGGCGCGGATGGGCATCAATCGCACAACGCTCCTAGCCCGGATGAAAAAGTTCGGCATCGATCCCAAGCAGTACGCCTGA
- a CDS encoding enoyl-CoA hydratase/isomerase family protein — protein MHALQTEYFDAYRSLKLTRDANGVLIAEFHSNGGPFTFAAQDHTEIVDAFYRISQDRANKIVILTGAGGGFITGVEWPSFGNVSDPGVWSQIHDEGVQVLENIANIRVPVIAAIEGRAHVHSEYALLANVIVAAEGATFLDGAHFAAGVVPGDGIFTTWSYRAGAGRAEAFLLNPQPLPARTAYEWGVVAEVVPNGKALNRAQELAGLYLKAPEVTRRNTRVHFIQPLKERIVREVGYGLSLEGASAADLVKIKGSQG, from the coding sequence GTGCACGCACTACAAACGGAATACTTCGATGCCTATCGCAGCCTGAAGCTGACACGAGACGCCAACGGTGTTCTTATTGCCGAATTTCACAGTAACGGCGGCCCGTTCACTTTTGCCGCGCAGGATCACACGGAGATTGTGGATGCCTTTTACCGGATCTCGCAGGATCGGGCCAACAAAATCGTGATCCTAACGGGCGCAGGTGGAGGCTTCATTACTGGTGTCGAATGGCCATCGTTCGGTAACGTATCGGATCCGGGAGTTTGGAGCCAAATTCACGACGAAGGCGTTCAGGTTCTGGAAAACATAGCCAACATCCGTGTGCCGGTCATCGCGGCGATCGAGGGACGCGCCCATGTGCACTCCGAGTACGCCCTACTAGCAAATGTGATTGTGGCGGCGGAGGGTGCGACGTTCCTGGATGGGGCGCACTTTGCCGCCGGCGTAGTGCCGGGCGATGGGATCTTTACCACCTGGAGTTATCGCGCCGGAGCGGGGCGGGCGGAGGCGTTCTTGCTTAACCCACAGCCGTTGCCCGCGCGCACGGCCTATGAATGGGGAGTGGTTGCGGAGGTTGTGCCGAACGGCAAAGCGCTCAATCGGGCGCAGGAATTGGCCGGCCTGTATTTGAAGGCTCCCGAGGTGACGCGCCGCAACACGCGTGTGCATTTCATTCAACCACTGAAAGAGCGCATTGTGCGAGAAGTTGGATATGGACTGTCGCTTGAAGGAGCTTCGGCAGCCGATCTCGTGAAAATCAAAGGAAGCCAAGGCTGA
- a CDS encoding dihydrolipoyl dehydrogenase family protein gives MTTRQNTSSPQPPRKGGPEEYDLVILGGGTGGTIAAWTFAGQGQRVAVIERKYIGGSCPNIACLPSKNIIHSAKVASYLRRSEEFGIATRDFAVDMRTVRERKRRMVSGWNEAYLGNYEKSGAEFILGSGRFVGPRTLEVTLPDETTRQLRGANVIVNTGTHAAFEPIPGLVDAHPLTHIEALELDEVPEHLLVIGGGYIGLEISQTMRRFGSKVTLIDRNDRLLHREDDDVTEALQNLFDDEGIEVALNARLKQISGKSGQSVRILVEKNGTEKTLEGSHLLVAAGRAPNTREIGLELAGVELTERGYIKVNERLETTAPGVWAIGEVAGSPQFTHVSVDDFRVVHASLTGGKRVTTGRQVPFCLFTDPELAHIGLSEKEAKAQEISYRLFKVPMEAVMRASTMSETRGFLKALVAVDEDRILGFTALGVGAAEIMTSVQIAMGAGLAYTVLRDTILTHPTLVEGLIPLFTSTPSVRNAAEAALTRASA, from the coding sequence ATGACCACTAGGCAAAATACTTCTTCACCTCAGCCACCTCGAAAAGGCGGCCCCGAAGAATACGATCTGGTCATTCTTGGCGGCGGCACGGGAGGCACAATCGCCGCCTGGACCTTCGCCGGCCAGGGACAGCGTGTCGCAGTGATCGAACGCAAATACATCGGCGGATCCTGTCCGAACATCGCCTGTTTGCCGAGCAAGAACATCATTCACAGTGCGAAGGTTGCCTCATACCTGCGCAGAAGTGAAGAGTTCGGCATTGCCACAAGAGACTTCGCAGTCGATATGCGCACAGTTCGTGAACGTAAGCGCAGGATGGTTTCGGGTTGGAATGAAGCTTACCTAGGCAACTACGAGAAGAGTGGAGCGGAGTTCATCCTCGGATCCGGACGCTTCGTCGGCCCCAGAACGCTGGAGGTTACACTTCCTGACGAAACAACGCGTCAACTCCGGGGAGCCAATGTGATCGTGAATACTGGCACGCACGCTGCCTTTGAGCCAATTCCCGGCCTTGTTGACGCGCATCCCCTGACACACATCGAAGCACTGGAACTGGATGAAGTACCCGAGCATCTTCTCGTCATCGGCGGCGGCTACATTGGTTTGGAGATATCCCAGACAATGCGCCGCTTCGGCAGCAAAGTGACTCTGATCGATCGCAATGACCGCCTCTTGCATCGAGAAGACGACGACGTAACGGAAGCGCTTCAAAACCTGTTTGACGACGAAGGAATTGAGGTCGCGCTGAACGCACGGCTCAAACAGATATCCGGGAAGTCTGGACAGTCGGTCAGAATCCTTGTCGAAAAAAATGGGACCGAAAAGACGCTGGAGGGCAGTCATCTGCTGGTCGCAGCGGGCCGCGCTCCGAATACCCGGGAAATCGGACTGGAGCTTGCCGGCGTCGAACTCACCGAACGCGGCTACATCAAGGTGAATGAGCGCCTGGAGACCACGGCGCCGGGAGTTTGGGCGATCGGCGAGGTAGCGGGCAGCCCGCAGTTCACCCACGTAAGCGTCGACGATTTTCGTGTAGTTCATGCCAGCCTCACTGGCGGCAAACGTGTGACCACAGGAAGACAGGTACCATTTTGTCTTTTCACCGATCCAGAATTGGCCCATATCGGCCTGAGTGAAAAGGAAGCGAAAGCACAAGAGATCAGCTACCGATTGTTCAAGGTTCCGATGGAAGCGGTAATGCGTGCGAGCACGATGTCAGAAACGCGAGGATTTTTGAAAGCCTTGGTCGCTGTTGACGAAGACCGCATTCTAGGCTTCACGGCTCTCGGTGTTGGCGCGGCCGAGATCATGACTTCGGTACAAATTGCGATGGGCGCTGGGCTGGCCTATACCGTGCTACGCGACACCATTCTGACTCACCCAACATTGGTTGAGGGGCTGATACCGCTGTTTACATCTACGCCGTCGGTGCGGAACGCTGCCGAGGCGGCACTAACAAGAGCTTCTGCTTAA
- a CDS encoding SDR family oxidoreductase encodes MTKCIIITGASKGIGRAAANVLVEEGWSVIGVARSSPQSFPGTFIETDLADQNQTQALANDLAARGNVLGIVNNVGIARHEAIDTVDPEAFAAVMDLNVRPALQLTQALLPCMRAARFGRIINVTSLVTRGFAFRSSYAAAKAALESLTRTMAIELAADGITANAVAPGPTETELFRANNPQGSEGEARYLSKVPMKRFGQPVEIAAAIAFLAGKKAAFITGQTLFVDGGASLGTL; translated from the coding sequence ATGACCAAGTGCATCATCATTACCGGAGCATCAAAGGGGATCGGCCGCGCGGCCGCGAATGTTTTAGTAGAAGAGGGTTGGTCAGTGATAGGCGTCGCTCGCAGTTCCCCGCAATCGTTCCCGGGCACCTTTATCGAGACAGATCTCGCAGACCAGAATCAGACCCAAGCTCTCGCCAACGATTTGGCCGCTCGCGGGAATGTCCTTGGGATTGTCAACAATGTCGGCATTGCCAGGCATGAAGCGATTGACACAGTGGATCCAGAAGCGTTCGCTGCGGTCATGGATTTGAATGTTCGCCCAGCGCTGCAGCTCACTCAAGCTCTTTTGCCCTGCATGCGAGCCGCGCGGTTCGGCCGCATTATTAACGTAACCAGCCTGGTTACTCGCGGGTTCGCATTTCGTTCAAGTTACGCAGCAGCAAAGGCAGCGCTAGAAAGCCTGACGCGCACTATGGCGATTGAGCTTGCAGCCGACGGCATTACTGCAAACGCCGTTGCGCCAGGCCCGACGGAAACCGAGCTATTCCGTGCCAACAATCCGCAAGGTAGTGAAGGAGAGGCCCGCTATTTGAGCAAAGTGCCGATGAAACGGTTCGGACAACCCGTGGAGATTGCGGCGGCGATTGCATTTCTTGCAGGGAAGAAAGCGGCGTTCATCACAGGCCAAACGTTATTTGTAGATGGGGGCGCAAGCCTCGGGACTCTCTAG
- a CDS encoding carboxymuconolactone decarboxylase family protein: MSTTTDALYTPLTIANAPEASKPVLENIQKSFGFIPNLMATFANNPTVLQGYLSLDAVYEKGSFTPRERQLILLTASVENQCNYCAAAHSTVAKGALHTPAEVVTAIRNNTPVPDKRLNALVSLVKELVRERGYAKEETIQNFIAAGYKREQVMELLLGIALKTISNYLDHISPAPIDQAFAAESK, translated from the coding sequence ATGAGCACCACAACCGACGCACTCTACACACCATTAACTATTGCGAACGCCCCTGAGGCTTCCAAGCCTGTGCTTGAGAACATTCAGAAGTCTTTCGGCTTTATCCCGAATCTGATGGCCACTTTTGCCAATAACCCGACCGTCCTGCAAGGCTATTTGTCGCTGGATGCCGTTTATGAGAAGGGCTCCTTCACTCCCAGGGAACGACAACTAATTCTGCTGACAGCAAGCGTAGAGAATCAATGCAACTACTGCGCAGCCGCGCATTCCACGGTCGCGAAAGGTGCCCTCCACACGCCAGCTGAGGTCGTAACCGCGATTCGTAACAACACGCCGGTGCCGGATAAAAGACTCAATGCTCTCGTGAGTCTGGTGAAAGAACTTGTTCGTGAGCGCGGCTATGCCAAGGAAGAAACCATTCAGAACTTCATCGCTGCTGGCTATAAGAGGGAGCAGGTGATGGAGCTGCTGCTTGGCATTGCTCTCAAGACCATCAGCAATTATCTAGACCACATCTCACCCGCGCCTATCGATCAGGCATTCGCGGCAGAAAGTAAATAA
- a CDS encoding YkgB family protein: MNWLINLLAKTRLLKGDLDYHLVRASMVIIYFFFGYQKWFDYEAQGLIPFFTHGPLIFWMYPVFGIKGSSYFLGVSEWLFGALLLAGFWNKKLGVLGALGSVFTFITTVTIIPFMPDGWAPSAGGFPAMVGNVAFLMKDVVLLAVSIYLLKQDLVRVLEHDTARASLIAEPAR; encoded by the coding sequence ATGAACTGGCTTATCAACCTTCTAGCAAAAACACGCCTTCTCAAGGGAGACCTGGACTACCATCTCGTCCGCGCATCGATGGTCATCATCTACTTCTTCTTTGGGTATCAGAAGTGGTTTGATTATGAAGCACAGGGACTCATTCCATTCTTCACCCATGGGCCGCTGATCTTCTGGATGTACCCGGTCTTCGGCATCAAAGGCTCCTCTTACTTCCTGGGTGTTTCCGAATGGCTGTTTGGAGCGTTGTTGCTCGCCGGTTTCTGGAACAAGAAACTCGGGGTGTTGGGAGCTCTCGGCTCGGTGTTTACCTTCATTACGACAGTCACGATCATTCCCTTTATGCCAGATGGTTGGGCGCCGTCCGCAGGCGGATTCCCTGCAATGGTGGGCAACGTTGCATTTCTGATGAAAGACGTGGTTCTGTTGGCAGTATCGATCTACCTTCTGAAACAGGACCTTGTCAGAGTCCTCGAACACGATACAGCTAGAGCCTCACTTATCGCTGAACCTGCGCGATAA
- the cyaY gene encoding iron donor protein CyaY translates to MLDELTFRKNADAAIESLKKSLIAAEEDSDFEAEEQNGVLNIVFDEPPAKFVITPNTPVRQIWISALSTSFKLDWSDEESTFILPKDGTQLKPLVARLINEHLGTDSVTLQ, encoded by the coding sequence ATGTTAGATGAGCTTACTTTCCGCAAAAATGCGGATGCTGCGATTGAGTCTCTCAAGAAAAGCTTAATCGCTGCTGAAGAAGATAGCGACTTCGAGGCCGAGGAACAGAACGGTGTGCTAAATATTGTCTTTGACGAGCCGCCTGCGAAATTCGTCATTACCCCCAATACTCCTGTGCGCCAGATATGGATTTCTGCGCTTTCAACCAGCTTCAAGCTGGACTGGTCTGATGAGGAGAGCACGTTTATCCTGCCAAAGGACGGCACTCAACTCAAGCCCTTGGTCGCGCGCCTTATCAACGAGCACCTCGGCACGGATTCCGTCACCCTGCAGTGA